A region from the Desulfoglaeba alkanexedens ALDC genome encodes:
- the hypD gene encoding hydrogenase formation protein HypD, which produces MALRYVDEFRDGGLAAKILLRLKKTVHGLEPMHFMEICGTHTVAVFRSGLRDMLPEAVRLVSGPGCPVCVTADEDIDRAIWFARRPEVIVTSFGDLLRVPGSESSLLEERSRGADVRMVYASYEAVKIAQDHPDREVVFIGIGFETTAPTVAAAIRQAAAQGIDNFSVFSVHKLLPPVMRALLDSDSLRLDGFLCPGHVTTVIGARAYEEVARGYGMPCVVTGFEPLDILQGLSMLVDQKRSGRHDVEIQYRRGVTWEGNPAAQKLLEEIFEPADAAWRGLGSIPGSGLAIRSAYADYDAARRFSIPEIRVRENPACRCGDVLRGVIRPPECPLFRKVCRPQTPKGPCMVSSEGTCGAYYRYTS; this is translated from the coding sequence GCCTGGCCGCCAAGATCCTCCTTCGACTCAAGAAGACGGTGCATGGCCTGGAACCCATGCATTTCATGGAGATTTGCGGGACGCACACCGTCGCCGTCTTCCGCTCGGGGTTGCGGGACATGCTCCCGGAGGCCGTTCGGCTGGTGAGCGGCCCCGGGTGCCCCGTGTGCGTAACGGCCGATGAAGACATCGATCGCGCCATCTGGTTTGCACGCCGGCCCGAGGTGATCGTGACGTCGTTCGGAGATCTCCTTCGGGTGCCGGGTTCGGAATCGTCTCTTCTGGAAGAAAGGAGCCGGGGTGCGGATGTCCGGATGGTGTACGCGAGTTACGAGGCGGTGAAGATTGCGCAGGACCATCCCGACCGAGAGGTGGTTTTTATTGGGATCGGGTTTGAAACGACGGCTCCCACGGTGGCGGCGGCCATCCGGCAAGCGGCGGCTCAGGGTATCGACAATTTCTCCGTTTTTTCCGTTCACAAGCTCCTTCCGCCGGTGATGCGGGCGCTTCTGGATTCGGATTCCCTCCGCCTGGACGGGTTCCTTTGTCCAGGGCACGTGACCACCGTGATCGGAGCAAGGGCTTACGAGGAAGTGGCGCGCGGTTATGGGATGCCCTGTGTGGTCACGGGTTTCGAACCCCTCGATATTCTCCAGGGACTTTCCATGCTCGTGGACCAGAAGCGTTCCGGACGTCACGACGTGGAAATTCAGTATCGGCGCGGTGTCACTTGGGAAGGGAATCCGGCCGCTCAAAAGCTTCTTGAGGAGATCTTCGAGCCGGCGGATGCCGCATGGCGGGGACTCGGTTCTATCCCGGGAAGCGGCCTCGCCATCCGATCCGCCTACGCGGACTACGACGCCGCCCGGCGCTTTTCCATTCCTGAAATCCGGGTGAGGGAAAATCCGGCCTGCCGGTGCGGGGATGTGCTGCGTGGAGTCATCCGGCCGCCCGAATGCCCGCTTTTCAGAAAAGTGTGCCGTCCCCAGACGCCCAAGGGCCCCTGCATGGTTTCCAGCGAAGGCACCTGCGGCGCTTACTACCGCTACACGTCGTGA
- the hypE gene encoding hydrogenase expression/formation protein HypE, with translation MREETIQLDHGSGGRAMHALVERVFARAFANDFLQELNDSAILPPASGRLAMTTDSYVVDPIVFPGGDIGSLAVHGTVNDLAVSGARPLYLTAGFVLEEGLPMAVLDRIVSSMAEAAREASVLIVAGDTKVVPRGKADKIFINTAGIGVVRDDVRLGGGNARPGDVVLINGTIGDHGMAVLCRREGIAMESEILSDSASLNHLIEAMLGAFPGIHVLRDPTRGGVATTLNEIACQSGVGIRLHEEALPVREDVAGVCELLGLDPLYVANEGKVLAVVPAESADVVLEAMRRSPRGRDACRIGEVVAEEPGRVFLRTRIGGHRLLDMLRGEQLPRIC, from the coding sequence GTGAGAGAAGAGACAATTCAGCTGGATCACGGAAGCGGCGGGAGGGCCATGCATGCCCTGGTGGAACGCGTTTTCGCGCGGGCCTTCGCCAACGATTTCCTCCAGGAACTGAACGACAGCGCCATCCTTCCGCCGGCATCCGGTCGGCTCGCCATGACCACCGATTCTTACGTGGTCGATCCCATCGTCTTTCCGGGGGGAGACATCGGAAGCCTTGCCGTCCACGGGACGGTGAACGACCTGGCGGTGAGCGGGGCCCGACCGCTGTACCTGACGGCCGGATTCGTCCTGGAGGAAGGCCTTCCCATGGCCGTTCTGGACCGAATCGTTTCTTCCATGGCGGAAGCGGCCCGGGAAGCCTCGGTCCTCATCGTGGCCGGGGATACCAAGGTCGTTCCCAGAGGGAAGGCCGACAAGATCTTTATCAACACGGCGGGGATCGGGGTGGTGCGGGACGATGTTCGGCTCGGAGGCGGCAACGCGCGCCCCGGTGATGTGGTGCTCATCAACGGAACCATCGGCGACCACGGCATGGCCGTCCTGTGCCGGCGCGAAGGGATCGCCATGGAAAGCGAAATCCTGAGCGACAGCGCTTCCCTGAACCACCTGATCGAGGCCATGTTGGGCGCTTTTCCCGGAATCCACGTACTTCGGGACCCCACCCGGGGCGGGGTGGCCACCACACTGAACGAGATCGCCTGTCAGTCGGGGGTGGGCATCCGTCTCCACGAAGAAGCGCTTCCCGTCCGAGAGGATGTGGCCGGGGTCTGCGAGCTGTTGGGGCTGGACCCGCTCTACGTCGCCAACGAAGGCAAGGTGCTGGCGGTCGTCCCGGCGGAGTCCGCGGATGTCGTCCTGGAGGCCATGAGGCGGTCGCCGCGGGGGCGTGATGCATGCCGGATCGGGGAGGTGGTCGCCGAGGAACCGGGTCGGGTCTTCCTGAGGACACGCATCGGGGGCCACCGGCTGCTGGATATGCTTCGCGGGGAACAACTGCCTCGCATCTGTTGA